From a region of the Aeoliella mucimassa genome:
- the cobA gene encoding uroporphyrinogen-III C-methyltransferase — MNPQQTQVYLVGAGPGDPRLITLRGIECLRRAEVVLYDYLASAELLRYAPESAERVCLGRHGTGRILTQQEVNRLMVEYAQAGKTVVRLKGGDPNIFGRLVEETSGLVAAGIAFEVVPGLTTAATAGCYAGVAITDRDEASCVAFVTGRERCGKEGDDSLDYQSLAQFPGTLVFYMGVTTAPVWSTALIAGGKSPDTPVAVVRHCSLPTQQTWTCTLGEVPTLLSHDKLRPPVIVIVGKVAQQQSLTEWFTSRPLFGQSILVTRAIHQADELGDQLRELGANVVYQPAIEITPASDWAPVDQAIARIESFDWLVFSSRNGVEYFLRRMWKLGHDWRALAHCQLAAIGPGTAAALAEHHLRVDCQPEEYRAEALAAELSTSARGQRFLLLRASRGREVLAETLSAAGGEVEQVVVYESHDVTSPAPEVEKALTAGDIDWVTATSSAIARSLVAMLGESLNYSQLAAISPLTGEVLRDLGFPPKVVASDYTMAGLVAAIEQGVAAARRPA, encoded by the coding sequence ATGAATCCACAACAAACACAAGTCTATCTGGTGGGAGCCGGGCCTGGTGACCCGCGACTCATTACGCTCCGCGGCATCGAGTGCCTGCGCCGAGCCGAGGTGGTGCTGTACGACTACCTGGCCAGCGCCGAGTTGCTGCGGTACGCCCCCGAGTCGGCCGAACGCGTTTGCCTGGGCCGGCATGGCACTGGGCGGATCCTCACGCAGCAGGAAGTAAACCGCCTGATGGTCGAGTACGCCCAGGCGGGCAAAACCGTGGTGCGGCTCAAGGGGGGCGACCCGAATATCTTCGGCCGCCTGGTGGAGGAAACCTCGGGCCTGGTGGCGGCTGGCATTGCGTTCGAGGTGGTGCCAGGCCTGACCACCGCTGCCACCGCGGGATGCTACGCGGGCGTTGCGATTACCGATCGCGACGAGGCCTCGTGTGTCGCGTTTGTGACTGGTCGCGAACGATGCGGCAAGGAGGGGGACGACTCGCTCGACTACCAGTCGCTGGCTCAGTTCCCCGGAACGCTCGTCTTCTACATGGGAGTAACCACCGCTCCCGTATGGAGTACCGCACTGATTGCCGGCGGCAAGTCGCCCGACACGCCGGTAGCGGTGGTGCGACATTGCTCGCTACCCACGCAGCAAACCTGGACTTGCACGCTCGGTGAGGTCCCCACGCTGCTGAGCCACGACAAGCTGCGCCCGCCGGTGATCGTGATCGTCGGCAAGGTCGCCCAGCAACAGAGCCTGACGGAGTGGTTCACGAGCCGTCCGCTGTTTGGGCAGTCGATTCTCGTTACCCGGGCAATCCACCAGGCCGACGAACTCGGCGACCAACTCCGCGAACTCGGCGCGAACGTCGTCTATCAGCCGGCCATCGAGATCACCCCGGCGAGCGACTGGGCTCCGGTCGACCAGGCGATCGCTCGCATCGAATCGTTCGACTGGCTGGTGTTCAGCAGTCGCAATGGGGTGGAGTACTTCTTGCGGCGGATGTGGAAGCTCGGCCACGACTGGCGGGCGCTGGCTCATTGCCAACTCGCGGCCATCGGCCCCGGCACCGCGGCCGCTCTGGCCGAGCATCACCTGCGAGTCGATTGCCAGCCGGAAGAGTATCGCGCCGAAGCACTGGCCGCAGAACTTTCGACCAGCGCCCGTGGGCAGCGGTTCCTGCTGCTGCGCGCCAGCCGAGGACGCGAGGTGCTGGCTGAAACGCTGAGCGCGGCCGGCGGAGAAGTGGAGCAGGTGGTGGTCTACGAAAGCCACGACGTGACTAGCCCCGCACCAGAAGTTGAGAAAGCACTCACTGCGGGCGATATCGATTGGGTCACCGCAACGAGTTCGGCGATCGCCCGCTCGCTGGTCGCCATGCTTGGCGAGTCGCTAAACTACAGCCAACTGGCGGCCATCAGCCCGCTGACCGGCGAGGTGCTTCGTGATCTCGGGTTCCCCCCGAAGGTGGTAGCCAGCGACTACACGATGGCCGGCCTGGTAGCCGCCATCGAACAGGGTGTCGCCGCGGCTCGGCGGCCCGCATAA
- a CDS encoding TIGR03000 domain-containing protein, translating into MKQITTAFALIAMLALAGQSDAFWGCHGCYGSTGSYGSYGSYGRTYTVSYGSSGSYGSTGSYGSYGCSGCYGHYGLLARIHDRIAARRAARSCYGCYGCSGYTVSYGCSGCYGCSGSYGSSGSYGTYSTPTYIETTTSDCGCADNTPATKYESYASTTTGSGTLRVEVPADAKVYVNDYLTTSTGTERQFVSHGLEAGRSYSYDVRVEYERNGETVTESKQITLIAGGEELLAFSAPAAVETVATTLKLNVPAEAKVTLAGAATQQTGTEREFVTTKLAAGRDWSDYKIVVEANGQKQEKTITLHAGDVTSLDFHFGENALALRD; encoded by the coding sequence ATGAAGCAGATCACCACCGCGTTCGCTCTCATTGCAATGCTCGCACTGGCTGGCCAGTCCGATGCATTCTGGGGATGTCATGGTTGCTACGGCTCGACCGGCAGCTATGGATCCTACGGTAGTTACGGCCGTACCTACACGGTTTCGTATGGCTCGTCTGGTAGCTATGGCTCGACCGGCTCCTACGGTAGCTACGGTTGCTCGGGTTGCTATGGCCACTATGGCTTGCTGGCTCGTATTCACGATCGTATTGCCGCCCGTCGCGCTGCACGTAGTTGCTATGGCTGCTACGGCTGCAGTGGCTACACCGTGTCGTATGGCTGCAGTGGATGCTATGGCTGCAGCGGCTCGTATGGCTCGTCTGGTAGCTACGGAACTTACAGCACACCGACCTACATCGAAACCACGACTTCCGATTGTGGTTGCGCCGACAACACGCCGGCCACCAAGTACGAGTCGTACGCTTCGACCACCACCGGCAGCGGCACCCTTCGCGTGGAAGTTCCCGCCGATGCCAAGGTGTACGTGAACGACTACCTGACCACCAGCACCGGCACCGAGCGTCAGTTCGTGTCGCACGGTCTTGAAGCTGGTCGCAGCTACTCGTACGACGTACGCGTCGAGTACGAGCGTAACGGCGAAACCGTGACCGAGTCGAAGCAGATCACGCTCATCGCCGGTGGCGAAGAGCTGCTCGCCTTCTCGGCTCCCGCTGCGGTGGAAACCGTCGCCACGACGCTCAAGCTGAACGTTCCCGCTGAAGCCAAGGTAACCCTGGCTGGCGCTGCCACTCAGCAAACCGGTACCGAGCGTGAGTTCGTGACCACCAAGCTGGCTGCTGGCCGCGACTGGTCGGACTACAAGATCGTGGTGGAAGCCAACGGTCAGAAGCAAGAGAAGACCATCACCCTGCACGCAGGCGATGTGACCTCTCTCGACTTCCACTTCGGCGAAAACGCCCTGGCGCTTCGCGACTGA
- a CDS encoding alpha/beta fold hydrolase — protein MSIDSPPICLLPGVEKNYPIYCRISPSLRNARHVEYPSVERGERLGEFAARVADSLPQASILVGTSFGGVLAQQIASILPTRACILISSIRGPHQLPFFYRLGRLVGHAGTMRVLGAASGLGSTLPSRFHHRWRASVGRLSLWHHWAMASLCTWNPPAPAMLPPICQIHGTCDTTFPIRHIDADVVVQGGRHALPVSHPQEVLQAIHCYVQQLDSG, from the coding sequence ATGTCGATCGACTCTCCTCCAATCTGCTTACTGCCCGGCGTGGAGAAGAACTACCCAATCTACTGTCGCATCTCTCCTTCGCTGCGGAATGCCAGACACGTCGAGTACCCCTCCGTTGAACGGGGGGAGCGCTTAGGCGAGTTCGCCGCGCGAGTCGCAGATTCGCTCCCACAAGCATCGATCCTCGTAGGTACCTCGTTCGGCGGAGTGCTCGCTCAACAAATCGCCAGCATCTTGCCAACGCGAGCTTGCATACTGATCTCCAGCATCCGTGGCCCGCATCAGCTGCCATTCTTCTACCGCCTTGGTCGACTAGTGGGACACGCTGGCACCATGCGGGTGCTCGGAGCCGCAAGCGGTCTCGGGTCCACTCTCCCCAGTAGGTTTCACCACCGCTGGCGGGCGAGCGTCGGGCGTTTGTCGCTCTGGCATCATTGGGCGATGGCATCGCTCTGTACCTGGAACCCTCCCGCTCCTGCGATGCTCCCGCCGATCTGCCAAATCCATGGCACCTGTGATACCACGTTTCCGATCCGCCATATCGACGCCGATGTCGTGGTGCAGGGTGGGCGTCATGCATTGCCGGTTTCGCATCCGCAGGAGGTACTTCAGGCGATTCACTGTTATGTCCAGCAGCTCGATTCCGGTTAA
- a CDS encoding HTTM domain-containing protein, which yields MNSLRDALGEYWCDVWDAWNRFWFTAVSPNTLSAIRVFAGAMLFYTHLVWSRDLYSFFGPNGWLPIDYFRVEHGPAAEGEWPSFAWTLFQHLESPWLIWLVHIVALTCFFLLMIGLFSRWVAVLSAFFAIMYAIRVTPGAYFGLDKVNCMLALYLMLGPCGARYSLDRLWRIRSGGSSDVLDSWSANLAIRLIQLHMCSMYLFAGLGKLEGVTWWTGESIWLSIANTGYQSIDVTWLGHFPWLLHLLAHSTVFFELFYPFLIWPRFTRPWLLATAIGMHLFIALCMGMITFGLVMLIGNLAFVYPSTVCKVMDPLARRVTLFVLGEQTE from the coding sequence ATGAATAGCCTGCGCGATGCTCTTGGTGAGTACTGGTGCGATGTGTGGGACGCCTGGAACCGATTTTGGTTTACCGCGGTCTCGCCCAACACCCTCTCCGCGATTCGTGTATTCGCGGGAGCCATGCTGTTTTACACCCATTTGGTGTGGTCCCGCGACCTCTACTCGTTCTTCGGCCCCAACGGGTGGTTGCCAATCGACTACTTCCGCGTCGAACATGGACCCGCGGCCGAAGGAGAATGGCCCAGTTTCGCTTGGACACTGTTCCAACACCTGGAATCTCCCTGGCTGATCTGGCTGGTGCATATCGTTGCGCTCACCTGTTTCTTCCTGTTGATGATCGGACTGTTCAGTCGATGGGTCGCAGTGCTTAGTGCTTTTTTTGCCATCATGTATGCGATTCGCGTTACCCCCGGGGCGTACTTCGGCCTCGATAAGGTGAACTGCATGCTCGCGCTCTATCTCATGCTCGGGCCGTGCGGCGCCCGTTACTCGCTCGACCGACTCTGGCGCATCCGCTCCGGCGGCAGCAGCGACGTGCTCGATAGTTGGTCGGCCAATCTGGCGATTCGTTTGATCCAACTTCACATGTGTTCGATGTACCTGTTCGCGGGACTCGGCAAACTCGAAGGCGTTACCTGGTGGACAGGGGAGTCCATTTGGCTGTCGATTGCCAATACTGGCTATCAGTCGATCGATGTCACCTGGCTCGGCCATTTTCCGTGGTTGCTCCACCTGCTGGCCCACTCCACGGTATTTTTCGAACTGTTTTATCCGTTCCTCATTTGGCCACGGTTCACCCGTCCCTGGCTTTTGGCCACAGCCATCGGCATGCACCTGTTCATCGCTCTGTGCATGGGCATGATCACGTTCGGGCTGGTGATGCTTATCGGCAACCTGGCATTCGTCTACCCCAGCACGGTCTGCAAGGTGATGGACCCCCTCGCCCGACGAGTCACCCTGTTCGTGCTGGGCGAGCAGACCGAATAG
- the coaD gene encoding pantetheine-phosphate adenylyltransferase, which yields MSRRAVYTGSFDPVTLGHLNVIERSARLVDELIVGIGINIEKQSLFTADERVRLIERSTSHLTNIVVKQFNGLAVRFVRECNARVIVRGVRSLSDIEAEFTMTLANRKLDAEVETVFLMADEEFTHVSSSLIKQITPLAEDEELARFVPKCIIGDIRAKISGISR from the coding sequence ATGTCTCGTCGTGCTGTTTACACCGGTTCGTTCGACCCCGTTACGCTGGGGCATCTGAATGTGATTGAGCGTAGCGCTCGGCTGGTCGATGAATTGATCGTCGGCATCGGCATTAACATCGAGAAACAATCGTTGTTCACGGCCGACGAACGGGTAAGGCTGATCGAGCGATCGACCAGCCATCTCACCAATATCGTCGTCAAGCAATTCAATGGTTTGGCGGTTCGCTTCGTGCGAGAGTGCAACGCACGAGTCATTGTGCGTGGCGTGCGTTCGCTTTCGGATATCGAGGCCGAGTTCACCATGACCCTGGCGAATCGAAAGCTCGACGCCGAGGTGGAAACCGTGTTTCTGATGGCCGACGAAGAGTTCACGCACGTGTCGAGTTCGTTGATCAAGCAAATCACCCCGCTGGCCGAGGACGAAGAGCTGGCTCGATTTGTGCCGAAGTGCATTATCGGGGATATCCGCGCGAAGATTTCGGGGATTAGTCGTTAG
- a CDS encoding aminotransferase class V-fold PLP-dependent enzyme: MTTEPTTTNDPLALLCEAMEPSRQMAYFDHAALSPLPRQTAQTIVDYANKSTQVGNVHWLEWLNQAEEARDAAAEMIGASRDEITFTPSTTYGINLVSEGLDWREGDNLVTLEDEFPTNLYPWMHLESRGVECRRIVSDNGIIDYDALAEACDSRTRLISVSWVGYRTGYRIDLAKMSQFCRERSILFNLDAIQALGVFPIDVSKVHIDFLATGGQKWLLGPEGIGFAYIKQEHIEKLRPINVGWNSVANPFDYGHIELDFKPNAARFAGGGWNMCGTMAMGQSLKLLNQVGAEAMSERVLDYTDLACERLASAGAVITNNRDKQHRNGEHRSGIVYFELPGRDPVKVREQCIERNIVLSCRAGKLRISPHAYNTTEDLDRLIEAISDAQ, from the coding sequence ATGACAACCGAACCAACCACTACAAACGATCCGCTGGCACTGCTCTGCGAAGCGATGGAGCCCAGCCGCCAGATGGCGTATTTCGACCACGCCGCGCTGTCGCCCCTTCCTCGCCAAACCGCCCAGACCATTGTGGACTACGCGAATAAGTCGACTCAGGTGGGCAACGTGCACTGGCTCGAATGGCTGAACCAGGCCGAAGAGGCCCGCGACGCCGCGGCCGAGATGATCGGCGCCTCGCGCGACGAGATTACCTTCACGCCGAGCACCACCTACGGAATCAATCTGGTTTCCGAAGGGCTCGACTGGCGCGAGGGGGATAACCTGGTGACGCTCGAAGACGAGTTTCCCACCAACCTGTACCCGTGGATGCACTTGGAGTCGCGTGGGGTCGAGTGCCGGCGCATCGTGTCCGACAACGGTATCATCGACTACGACGCTCTCGCCGAAGCCTGCGACAGCCGCACCCGCTTGATCTCGGTCAGTTGGGTCGGCTACCGAACCGGCTACCGCATCGATCTGGCGAAGATGAGCCAGTTCTGTCGCGAGCGGTCGATCCTGTTCAACCTCGACGCCATTCAGGCGCTCGGCGTCTTTCCGATTGATGTGTCGAAGGTGCATATCGATTTTCTGGCAACTGGTGGGCAAAAGTGGTTGCTGGGTCCCGAGGGTATTGGGTTTGCCTATATCAAGCAGGAGCACATTGAGAAGCTGCGGCCGATTAACGTTGGTTGGAACAGCGTAGCGAATCCTTTTGATTACGGTCATATCGAACTCGATTTCAAACCCAACGCTGCCCGCTTTGCCGGCGGCGGTTGGAACATGTGCGGCACCATGGCCATGGGCCAGAGCCTCAAGTTGCTCAATCAGGTCGGCGCCGAGGCCATGTCGGAGCGAGTGCTGGACTACACCGACCTGGCCTGCGAGCGGCTGGCTTCGGCAGGTGCGGTGATTACCAACAACCGCGACAAGCAGCATCGAAATGGCGAGCACCGTTCGGGCATCGTTTATTTCGAGCTTCCTGGCCGCGATCCGGTAAAGGTTCGCGAGCAGTGCATCGAGCGAAACATCGTGCTGAGTTGCCGGGCAGGGAAGCTACGGATCAGCCCGCATGCTTATAATACGACAGAGGATCTCGATCGGTTGATCGAAGCGATTAGCGACGCCCAGTAG
- a CDS encoding S1 family peptidase, producing MRYLLFSFICLTTAALPLAGRAAPNTPHPAVVRVVTPESDGTAYGSGTLIDARDEYGLVLTNWHVVRDATGPIEVRFPSGFTSQARAIKMDSEWDLAALVVWRPDCEPVKLAARPPRPGEPLTICGYGSGIYRSITGRCTQYYAPRLNLPQELVELDVQARQGDSGGPIFNARGELAGVLFGAGQGTTLGSFEGRVKTFLASLGPDVGRHSNGAPQIAMRSAAPPVCPTCPQATNQWACQDGRCMVNDDLGNVCFGCDQVADHETPTATKPLGTKPAAKPPTATENAWPDWRSDERWSVANQTAPPSEPWPRFDSDQEASEPPAESGPAVAEAAPAEPAVPSSPLLSGGLFDNLRNGLAVVGVLAIVLQLMKLAS from the coding sequence ATGCGTTACCTGCTGTTCAGCTTTATCTGCCTGACCACCGCGGCTTTGCCGTTGGCGGGTCGTGCTGCGCCGAACACCCCGCACCCAGCGGTCGTGCGCGTGGTAACGCCCGAAAGCGATGGCACCGCCTACGGCAGCGGTACGCTGATCGACGCCCGCGACGAGTACGGTTTGGTGCTCACCAACTGGCATGTCGTGCGTGATGCGACTGGCCCGATCGAGGTCCGCTTTCCGTCGGGCTTCACGTCGCAAGCGCGGGCGATCAAGATGGATAGCGAATGGGATCTGGCCGCGCTAGTGGTCTGGCGTCCCGATTGCGAGCCGGTGAAGCTGGCGGCCCGTCCGCCGCGCCCTGGCGAGCCGCTCACGATCTGCGGCTACGGTTCGGGCATCTATCGCTCGATTACTGGGCGGTGCACGCAGTACTACGCCCCGCGTTTGAACCTGCCTCAGGAACTGGTAGAGCTCGACGTGCAAGCCAGGCAAGGGGATTCCGGCGGGCCGATCTTCAACGCCCGCGGCGAACTCGCCGGCGTACTATTCGGGGCAGGGCAGGGGACCACCCTCGGCAGCTTCGAAGGCCGCGTGAAGACATTTCTCGCCTCGCTGGGTCCCGACGTCGGTCGGCACTCTAACGGCGCTCCGCAGATCGCGATGCGGTCGGCGGCTCCACCGGTTTGCCCCACCTGCCCGCAAGCGACGAATCAATGGGCTTGCCAGGATGGTCGATGCATGGTGAACGACGATTTGGGCAATGTCTGCTTTGGCTGCGACCAGGTAGCCGATCACGAAACACCGACCGCGACCAAGCCGCTCGGGACAAAGCCAGCCGCCAAGCCGCCCACGGCGACTGAGAACGCCTGGCCCGACTGGCGATCCGACGAGCGGTGGAGCGTGGCCAACCAGACCGCTCCCCCCAGCGAGCCCTGGCCACGGTTCGATTCGGACCAAGAAGCCTCGGAGCCACCCGCCGAGAGCGGGCCGGCTGTTGCCGAAGCTGCTCCCGCAGAGCCTGCGGTGCCCAGCTCGCCGCTACTCTCCGGCGGGCTATTCGACAACCTGCGCAACGGCCTGGCGGTCGTCGGCGTGCTGGCCATCGTCCTGCAACTAATGAAACTCGCCAGCTAA
- a CDS encoding IS630 family transposase has product MRLSENMEVAMKVAGHLPLAELKRLERVEKNVNRSKRLRILILGHEGWTAPAVAAAVGLSRRACQEWVARYNRHGLAGLDDHRGGSLNLPLTADQEQTFRERLAAGPTSEDLVCSLRGKDFQRILAEEFGVRRSLPAVYWLLHRLGYSYLRPRPRHRKADPEKIEAFKREWPERIKEIAAEHPHKQLRVYFQDESRFGQQGTNTNLWAERGSRPTAVRQTEYEYLWVIGAVCPETGHAEGLLSPQLNTKIINSFLESFSETIPEGEHAVMIWDGAGFHTSKAIQVPENVSLVQLPPYSPELNPIENLWHYLKSHFWSNRAYDDYDDLEEAAMTAWRTAVLNEELIKTVCAAPYVDGGSNAQV; this is encoded by the coding sequence ATGCGACTTTCCGAGAACATGGAGGTCGCGATGAAAGTGGCGGGGCATCTTCCGCTTGCGGAGTTAAAGCGATTGGAGCGTGTGGAGAAGAACGTCAATCGCTCCAAGCGGTTGCGGATTCTGATCTTAGGTCACGAGGGCTGGACGGCCCCCGCTGTGGCAGCCGCTGTTGGGCTATCGCGACGGGCGTGCCAGGAGTGGGTCGCCCGATACAATCGACACGGGCTGGCGGGGCTGGACGACCACCGCGGTGGGTCGTTGAACCTGCCACTCACAGCCGACCAAGAGCAGACGTTTCGTGAGCGTCTCGCGGCAGGGCCAACGAGCGAAGACCTTGTCTGCTCGTTGCGGGGCAAGGACTTCCAACGCATCTTGGCCGAGGAGTTCGGCGTGAGGCGGTCGTTGCCTGCGGTGTACTGGCTGCTACACCGATTGGGCTACAGCTACCTGCGTCCCAGGCCGCGTCATCGCAAAGCAGACCCTGAAAAGATCGAGGCGTTCAAGCGGGAGTGGCCTGAGCGAATCAAGGAGATCGCCGCGGAGCATCCCCATAAACAGCTGCGGGTCTACTTCCAGGACGAATCACGGTTCGGACAGCAGGGGACCAACACCAACCTGTGGGCCGAGCGGGGCTCCCGACCGACCGCCGTCCGTCAAACCGAATACGAATACTTGTGGGTGATTGGGGCGGTCTGCCCGGAAACCGGACACGCCGAGGGCCTGCTGAGCCCGCAACTGAACACGAAGATCATTAACTCGTTCTTGGAATCGTTCTCCGAAACGATCCCCGAGGGCGAGCACGCCGTGATGATCTGGGATGGCGCCGGCTTCCACACCAGCAAGGCAATTCAGGTCCCAGAAAACGTGTCGCTGGTGCAACTGCCGCCCTACAGCCCTGAACTTAACCCAATCGAAAACCTCTGGCATTACCTCAAAAGCCACTTCTGGAGCAACCGGGCCTACGACGACTACGATGACTTGGAAGAAGCGGCCATGACCGCATGGCGGACCGCCGTGCTCAACGAAGAACTCATCAAAACCGTCTGTGCCGCCCCGTATGTTGATGGCGGCTCAAACGCGCAGGTTTAA
- a CDS encoding aspartate-semialdehyde dehydrogenase: MFDSIAIVGATGAVGKIIRQLLVERDFPYKKITFLASARSAGTTIEFKGEQHTVKELTPEAFDDIDLAIGSTPDPVAKDFVPWAKERGCVVVDESGFWRMDPTVPLVVPEVNPDAALSHTGVIASPNCSTTQMVLAMKPLHEAGKIRRVVVSTYQATSGAGVAGQAELVDSSRAALEGKPVENKTFAHSIAFNLIPQIGSEKHEGYTSEEMKMVFETQKIFGDDSIKVCPTCVRVPVSNCHSESILVETEKKITVAEARELFAATPGIKVIDNLSAGEYPMPKDCDGDDATFIGRIREDLSCENGLAFWCVSDNLRKGAATNAVQIAELLVASSK, translated from the coding sequence GTGTTCGATTCGATTGCCATCGTAGGTGCCACCGGTGCGGTGGGTAAGATTATTCGCCAACTGCTTGTCGAGCGTGACTTCCCCTATAAGAAGATCACCTTCCTGGCTTCCGCCCGGTCGGCCGGTACGACCATCGAGTTCAAAGGCGAGCAACACACGGTCAAAGAACTGACCCCCGAAGCGTTCGACGACATCGACCTGGCGATCGGCAGCACGCCCGACCCCGTGGCCAAGGACTTTGTGCCGTGGGCCAAGGAGCGCGGCTGCGTGGTGGTCGACGAAAGTGGTTTCTGGCGGATGGATCCCACGGTACCGCTCGTCGTGCCGGAAGTGAATCCCGACGCCGCGCTGAGCCACACCGGCGTGATTGCTAGCCCTAACTGCTCGACCACCCAAATGGTGCTGGCGATGAAGCCGCTTCACGAAGCCGGCAAGATCCGCCGAGTTGTGGTCAGCACCTACCAGGCGACCAGCGGCGCCGGCGTTGCCGGCCAAGCCGAGCTGGTCGACAGCAGCCGCGCTGCCCTCGAAGGCAAGCCAGTCGAGAACAAGACGTTCGCCCACTCGATCGCTTTCAATCTGATTCCGCAAATCGGTTCGGAAAAGCACGAAGGTTACACCTCGGAAGAAATGAAGATGGTGTTCGAAACGCAAAAAATCTTTGGCGACGATTCAATCAAGGTTTGCCCCACCTGCGTGCGGGTGCCGGTGAGCAACTGCCATAGCGAGAGCATCCTGGTCGAAACCGAGAAGAAGATCACCGTGGCCGAAGCCCGCGAGTTGTTCGCTGCCACGCCTGGCATCAAAGTGATCGACAACCTCTCGGCCGGCGAGTACCCGATGCCCAAGGACTGCGACGGCGACGACGCCACGTTCATCGGCCGCATCCGCGAGGACCTCTCCTGCGAAAACGGCCTCGCGTTCTGGTGCGTGAGCGATAATCTCCGCAAAGGCGCGGCCACCAATGCGGTGCAAATCGCCGAACTGCTGGTAGCCAGCAGCAAGTAA
- a CDS encoding protein-L-isoaspartate(D-aspartate) O-methyltransferase: MNAIKLQYFLVLFSCFASSIGHAQSLSNWEQLCDLMVDEEVAGAGIENERVIAAIRRTPRHEFVPRAQRARAYYDMALPIGSQQTISPPFIVAYMTEQIDPQPTDRVLEIGTGSGYQAAVLSPLVKDVYSIEIVPELGRTAAKTLKRLKYDNVHTKIGDGFQGWKEHAPFDKIIVTCSPEKVPDPLVEQLAEGGLMIVPVGERYQQNLYLFRKREGELQSEALRATLFVPMTGTAEDQRQLQPDPTRPEVANGSFETVVGEKELPEGWHYLRQATVIENSADAADGQRYIHFANEEPGRGCRALQGFAIDGREVSKLSVKFHIRGKSIRPGQDRNQWPYVAITFYDKRRRMLATEAIGPYRDSFEWIHVLRDIEVPVHSREAIIRIGLLGATGELDLDGIEVSAE, encoded by the coding sequence ATGAATGCCATAAAACTCCAGTACTTTCTCGTTCTCTTTAGCTGCTTCGCCAGCTCCATCGGTCATGCGCAGTCGCTCAGCAATTGGGAACAATTGTGCGACTTGATGGTCGACGAAGAGGTGGCCGGCGCCGGCATTGAGAACGAGCGGGTCATCGCGGCCATCCGCCGCACGCCGCGTCACGAGTTTGTGCCCCGCGCCCAACGCGCCCGGGCCTACTACGACATGGCGTTGCCGATTGGCTCGCAGCAAACGATTTCGCCGCCGTTTATCGTGGCGTACATGACCGAGCAGATCGACCCGCAACCTACGGACCGCGTGCTCGAAATCGGCACTGGCTCCGGCTACCAGGCGGCAGTGCTGAGCCCGTTGGTCAAAGACGTTTACTCGATCGAAATCGTCCCCGAACTGGGCAGGACCGCCGCGAAGACGCTCAAGCGATTGAAGTACGACAACGTGCACACGAAGATCGGCGACGGATTTCAGGGTTGGAAAGAACATGCCCCGTTCGACAAGATCATCGTCACCTGTTCGCCAGAGAAGGTCCCTGATCCCCTCGTCGAACAGCTTGCCGAAGGTGGGTTGATGATCGTGCCGGTCGGCGAACGCTACCAGCAGAACCTGTACTTGTTCCGCAAACGCGAAGGGGAGCTTCAGTCCGAAGCCCTGCGGGCGACGCTGTTCGTTCCGATGACCGGCACCGCCGAGGACCAGCGACAACTGCAGCCCGACCCCACCCGCCCAGAGGTAGCCAACGGCAGCTTCGAAACCGTGGTCGGCGAGAAAGAGCTTCCCGAAGGCTGGCACTACTTGCGTCAGGCGACGGTCATCGAGAACTCGGCCGACGCGGCCGACGGCCAGCGGTACATCCATTTCGCAAATGAGGAACCAGGCCGCGGTTGCCGTGCCCTGCAGGGGTTTGCCATCGACGGTCGCGAGGTCTCGAAGCTGTCGGTCAAGTTCCACATCCGCGGCAAGTCGATCCGCCCAGGGCAGGATCGCAACCAATGGCCGTATGTCGCGATCACGTTCTACGACAAGCGTCGCAGGATGCTAGCCACCGAGGCGATTGGTCCCTATCGCGATTCATTCGAGTGGATTCATGTGCTGCGCGACATCGAAGTTCCGGTTCACAGCCGCGAGGCGATCATCCGCATCGGCCTGCTCGGCGCGACCGGCGAGCTCGATCTCGACGGCATCGAAGTGTCGGCGGAGTGA